A window from Aerococcus sp. Group 1 encodes these proteins:
- a CDS encoding V-type ATP synthase subunit I: MSIAKMQKISLITKPTDKGQLIQSLQGVQNVEISDLSSEDQELSSEELAKKNNRQYDYYQSWYRRSEQALTTLSRYLTIQPLLSRLTTKRPTYTMSELIKAVDVDQAQSLIQEIEQLSKDRQELIEQRQKVEQAQNTISNWRALSINPSDLLASKHFKAFLGYLPNDEERSYFNKIKAADGLAIEEVFSTQEHIGVVLLQDERDDNSYSDLLNNSHFEEWDYPYHEAPDKVYDALEDHRLWLNRTEQELVENFRSLEAQIFNLQLASETFYNRSQRALVEDLAHDTNYLTYIKGWVSVHDLEKLEQQLALDLDDNQYALIKEEISQKEIDDDQVPIKLENNALVEPFEAITLMYATPNYRETDPTPYLTPFYMLFFGMMMGDLGYGLVMWIVTFLALKFVDMKDSMRSTMKMGHLLSYTTMLVGLAYGSFFGASLPFKLIDPLNQAMQLLIISIAFGFVHMMVALIIKAVTEWRRGDFQEMYSESGGWLLMFLSLALVIAGYVFNYPMLMTIAGVIAIIAAIGMIIVPMVYADKKIVGFVSGLYNLYGVSSYLGDFVSYSRLMALGLSGGSIAMAFNMIVGLLPVPLRFTVGIVLIVALHGFNMFLSLLSAYVHGLRLTFVEFFGKFVEGGGRRFKPIDTLQKYIHLSDVNENIENK, from the coding sequence ATGTCAATTGCTAAAATGCAAAAAATTTCATTGATCACCAAGCCTACAGATAAAGGACAATTAATTCAATCCCTGCAAGGTGTACAAAATGTGGAAATTAGCGACTTAAGTAGTGAAGATCAGGAGCTTTCAAGTGAAGAACTTGCTAAGAAAAACAACCGCCAATATGACTACTATCAAAGTTGGTACCGGCGGTCAGAGCAAGCCTTAACGACCTTGTCACGCTACTTAACTATCCAGCCGCTTTTGAGTCGTTTGACGACTAAGCGTCCCACATATACCATGAGCGAATTAATTAAAGCGGTTGACGTTGATCAAGCCCAATCCCTTATTCAAGAGATTGAACAATTATCTAAAGACCGCCAAGAGCTCATCGAACAAAGGCAAAAAGTCGAACAAGCTCAAAATACTATTAGTAATTGGCGGGCTCTATCAATAAATCCTAGTGATTTATTAGCAAGTAAACACTTTAAAGCTTTCTTAGGTTACTTACCTAATGATGAGGAGCGTTCCTATTTTAATAAGATTAAAGCAGCTGATGGTCTAGCGATTGAGGAAGTTTTTTCTACCCAGGAACATATTGGGGTTGTCCTGCTGCAAGATGAAAGGGACGACAATTCCTATAGTGACTTGCTAAATAATAGTCACTTTGAAGAATGGGACTACCCTTACCATGAAGCTCCCGATAAGGTGTATGATGCCTTAGAAGACCACCGCTTATGGCTCAATCGCACTGAACAAGAATTAGTGGAAAACTTTAGGAGTTTGGAAGCACAAATTTTCAATTTACAGCTTGCTTCTGAAACATTCTATAATCGCAGTCAGCGGGCTCTGGTTGAAGATTTAGCGCATGATACCAACTACCTCACCTATATTAAAGGTTGGGTGAGTGTTCATGACTTGGAAAAATTGGAGCAGCAACTGGCTCTTGATTTGGATGACAATCAATATGCGCTGATTAAAGAGGAAATTAGTCAGAAAGAAATTGACGATGACCAAGTCCCGATTAAGTTAGAAAATAATGCCTTAGTTGAACCCTTTGAAGCCATTACGCTGATGTATGCCACACCTAATTATCGTGAAACGGATCCGACCCCGTATCTCACCCCATTCTATATGCTGTTTTTTGGGATGATGATGGGAGACTTGGGCTATGGTTTAGTGATGTGGATTGTTACTTTCTTGGCTCTAAAGTTTGTCGATATGAAAGATTCCATGCGTAGCACCATGAAAATGGGGCACTTGCTAAGTTATACGACGATGTTGGTGGGGCTAGCCTATGGGTCATTCTTTGGGGCTTCATTACCTTTTAAATTAATTGATCCCTTGAACCAAGCCATGCAATTATTGATTATTTCGATTGCTTTTGGTTTTGTTCACATGATGGTCGCTTTAATTATTAAGGCAGTGACGGAATGGCGCCGTGGCGACTTCCAGGAAATGTATAGCGAAAGTGGTGGCTGGCTACTGATGTTCTTGAGTTTAGCCTTAGTCATTGCTGGCTATGTCTTCAATTACCCCATGCTAATGACGATAGCGGGTGTAATTGCAATTATAGCGGCTATCGGTATGATTATTGTCCCTATGGTTTATGCTGATAAGAAAATTGTTGGTTTTGTCAGTGGGTTATATAACTTATATGGCGTGAGTTCCTATTTAGGTGACTTTGTTTCCTATTCAAGACTGATGGCCTTAGGGCTATCTGGGGGGAGCATCGCCATGGCCTTCAATATGATTGTGGGCTTATTACCCGTCCCACTTCGTTTTACAGTGGGGATCGTATTGATTGTTGCCCTGCACGGCTTTAACATGTTCCTTTCACTCTTAAGTGCTTATGTGCACGGACTCAGACTTACTTTCGTAGAATTCTTTGGTAAGTTTGTTGAAGGTGGGGGACGTCGCTTTAAGCCGATTGACACCTTACAAAAGTATATTCATTTATCGGACGTTAATGAAAATATAGAAAATAAATAA
- a CDS encoding GNAT family N-acetyltransferase → MTTIHMSQALNSKLYHDALTIRKQVFIEEQGVDPKIEIDGFESLCFHFCLYRNDQALATCRLYPLNQEDIKMQRVAVLKDYRKLGYGQDLMEACLKFAKDHYYSSCVLDAQVTAIPFYLKLGFKIKSDVFLEAGIKHRKMAYTLR, encoded by the coding sequence ATGACTACTATTCATATGAGTCAAGCGCTCAACTCTAAGCTATACCATGACGCTCTTACCATTAGAAAGCAAGTCTTTATTGAGGAGCAAGGTGTCGACCCCAAAATTGAAATTGATGGCTTTGAATCGCTTTGCTTTCACTTCTGTCTCTATCGAAATGACCAGGCGCTTGCGACTTGTCGACTCTATCCTTTGAACCAGGAAGATATCAAGATGCAAAGAGTGGCCGTCCTCAAAGACTACCGTAAACTAGGCTATGGGCAAGATTTAATGGAAGCCTGCCTAAAATTTGCTAAAGACCATTATTACTCAAGCTGCGTCCTTGATGCCCAAGTAACAGCCATTCCCTTCTATTTAAAACTCGGTTTTAAAATTAAAAGCGATGTCTTTTTAGAAGCGGGGATTAAGCACCGTAAGATGGCTTATACTTTAAGATAA
- the metA gene encoding homoserine O-succinyltransferase produces the protein MPIKVQENLPALKKLASENIFVMDERRAAMQDFRSLEVIIVNLMPTKEATEEQLLRLLSNSALQVNVTFIHMQSHKAKNTSAKHLDTFYRTFADIKDRYFDGMIITGAPVEQLDFEEVNYWDELVDIMEWSSNHVFSTLHICWGAQAGLYHHFGIKKYSLDHKLFGVYPQYMDHPEISLLRGLDDVFYIPHSRYTEVRREDIEANPDLEVLISSPETGITAVHSKDQRFVFIFGHVEYDADTLDREYKRDINEGIEIKVPLNYYPEDNPNKKPLLRWRSTSNMLFTNWLNYYVYQETPFVIERIDKEK, from the coding sequence ATGCCCATAAAAGTACAAGAAAATTTACCTGCTTTAAAGAAATTGGCTAGTGAGAATATCTTTGTCATGGATGAACGTCGCGCGGCCATGCAAGACTTTCGTTCGCTGGAAGTCATTATTGTCAATTTAATGCCGACCAAAGAGGCCACTGAAGAGCAATTGTTGCGGCTGTTAAGTAATTCTGCTCTACAGGTTAATGTCACCTTCATTCACATGCAGTCCCATAAGGCAAAAAATACCTCAGCTAAACACCTGGATACTTTTTACCGGACCTTTGCTGATATTAAAGATCGTTACTTTGATGGCATGATTATCACCGGTGCGCCAGTAGAGCAATTGGATTTTGAAGAAGTAAATTATTGGGATGAATTAGTTGACATTATGGAGTGGAGCTCCAACCATGTCTTCTCTACCCTCCATATTTGTTGGGGAGCCCAGGCCGGGCTATACCATCACTTTGGCATCAAGAAATATTCCTTGGACCATAAGCTTTTTGGCGTTTATCCCCAATACATGGACCATCCGGAAATTTCCCTACTACGGGGCTTAGATGATGTCTTCTATATCCCTCATTCTCGCTATACTGAAGTCCGTCGCGAGGATATCGAGGCCAATCCCGATCTGGAAGTGCTTATTTCCTCACCAGAAACAGGAATAACCGCTGTCCATAGCAAGGACCAACGTTTTGTCTTTATCTTTGGTCATGTGGAATATGACGCTGATACGCTGGACCGGGAATATAAGCGAGATATCAATGAAGGGATAGAAATCAAGGTGCCATTGAATTATTATCCCGAGGATAATCCCAATAAAAAACCTTTACTGAGATGGCGGTCAACCTCAAATATGTTATTTACTAATTGGTTAAACTATTATGTTTACCAAGAAACCCCCTTTGTTATTGAACGCATTGATAAAGAAAAATAA